In Deinococcus maricopensis DSM 21211, one genomic interval encodes:
- a CDS encoding citrate/2-methylcitrate synthase, producing MTTTTIAKGLEGVLFTETKLTFIDGTAGVLEHLGIPIQQWAEKSTFEELSFALLHARLPKADELAQFDAALKANRAVPAELVSLIEAFPKGVHPMQALRTAVSHLGLFDADAENITEEGRYALSVRLIAQFSTIIAAIARTQEGQPVVAPRADLTHAGNFLYMLTGKEPTEEQARLFDIALVLHVDHGMNASTFTAIATASTLSDMYSAITSAVGSLKGPLHGGANEAVMDMLDEIGTVDKAEAYITEKLDRKEKIMGVGHRVYKYFDPRSRVLRDYAAHVAEKEGKSDYYAILETIERVIVERLSSKGIYPNVDFYSGTVYSDLGIKKEFFTPIFALARISGWCASVNEYTLNNRILRPDAVYTGAREAAYVEIQDR from the coding sequence ATGACCACCACCACCATCGCGAAGGGCCTGGAAGGCGTCCTTTTCACGGAAACCAAACTCACGTTCATTGACGGCACCGCGGGCGTGCTGGAGCACCTCGGGATTCCCATTCAGCAGTGGGCGGAGAAGAGCACCTTCGAGGAACTGAGCTTCGCGCTGCTGCACGCGCGCCTGCCCAAAGCGGACGAACTCGCGCAGTTCGACGCGGCGCTCAAGGCGAACCGCGCGGTCCCGGCGGAACTCGTGAGCCTCATCGAGGCGTTCCCGAAGGGCGTGCACCCGATGCAGGCGCTGCGCACGGCCGTGTCGCACCTGGGCCTGTTCGACGCGGACGCCGAGAACATCACCGAGGAGGGCCGCTACGCGCTGAGCGTGCGCCTGATCGCGCAGTTCTCGACGATCATCGCGGCCATCGCGCGCACGCAGGAGGGCCAGCCGGTCGTCGCGCCGCGCGCGGACCTCACGCACGCCGGGAACTTCCTGTACATGCTGACCGGCAAGGAGCCCACGGAGGAGCAGGCGCGCCTGTTCGACATTGCGCTGGTGCTGCACGTGGATCACGGCATGAACGCGAGCACGTTCACGGCCATCGCGACGGCCAGCACGCTCAGCGACATGTACAGCGCGATCACGAGCGCCGTGGGCAGCCTGAAGGGCCCGCTGCACGGCGGCGCGAACGAGGCCGTCATGGACATGCTCGATGAGATCGGCACGGTCGACAAGGCCGAGGCGTACATCACCGAGAAGCTCGACCGCAAAGAGAAGATCATGGGCGTCGGGCACCGCGTGTACAAGTACTTCGATCCGCGCAGCCGCGTCCTGCGGGACTACGCCGCGCACGTCGCCGAGAAGGAAGGCAAAAGCGATTACTACGCCATCCTGGAGACGATCGAGCGCGTGATCGTGGAGCGCCTGAGCAGCAAGGGCATCTACCCGAACGTGGACTTCTACAGCGGCACGGTGTACAGCGACCTGGGCATCAAGAAGGAGTTCTTCACGCCGATCTTCGCGCTGGCCCGCATTAGCGGCTGGTGCGCGTCCGTGAACGAGTACACCCTCAACAACCGCATTCTGCGTCCGGACGCCGTGTACACCGGCGCGCGCGAGGCGGCGTACGTGGAGATTCAGGACCGCTGA
- a CDS encoding MBL fold metallo-hydrolase, with protein sequence MLTHVLGTLHAVQVPIPYPMRTVTVLIDTARPVTLIDTALDTPEAQAAIEDALTALGLHWTDIERVIITHHHPDHYGLAGLIEERSGATIHMLDTDIARGARYWEKWQEWLPGHLRHFTDHGLPDTDLSTLEEESRRSRARVHPAARLTPLREGDTLPLAGLDWTVLWLPGHADGHLGLWHAPSSTLIAGDAILPRISPNVGLYGYSRPDPLGDYLRTLDTIARLDPRTTVVGHYGPTMEGAAERARQLTAHHHERLDTLEAAVRAQPRNAYDLSYVLFTRDLDASGRRFALAETLAHAEYLRLHGRLTRTWVGPQDRGHWVYGP encoded by the coding sequence ATGCTCACGCACGTCCTCGGCACGCTCCACGCCGTCCAGGTCCCCATCCCGTACCCCATGCGTACCGTCACGGTCCTGATCGACACCGCGCGCCCCGTCACCCTGATCGACACGGCCCTCGATACCCCCGAGGCGCAGGCCGCCATCGAAGACGCCCTCACCGCCCTCGGCCTGCACTGGACCGACATCGAACGCGTCATCATCACGCACCACCACCCCGACCACTACGGCCTCGCCGGTCTGATCGAGGAGCGCAGCGGCGCCACCATCCACATGCTCGACACCGACATCGCGCGCGGCGCCCGCTACTGGGAGAAATGGCAGGAGTGGCTTCCCGGCCACCTCCGCCACTTCACGGACCACGGCCTGCCCGACACGGACCTCAGCACTCTCGAAGAGGAATCGCGCCGCTCCCGCGCCCGCGTGCACCCCGCCGCGCGCCTCACGCCCCTGCGCGAAGGTGACACGCTGCCCCTCGCCGGCCTCGACTGGACGGTCCTGTGGCTGCCCGGCCACGCCGACGGCCACCTCGGCCTGTGGCACGCGCCCAGCAGCACCCTGATCGCGGGCGACGCCATCCTGCCGCGCATCAGCCCGAACGTCGGCCTGTACGGCTACAGCCGCCCCGACCCGCTCGGCGACTACCTCCGTACCCTCGACACCATCGCCCGCCTCGATCCGCGCACGACCGTCGTCGGCCACTACGGCCCCACCATGGAGGGCGCCGCCGAGCGCGCCCGGCAGCTCACCGCGCACCACCACGAACGCCTCGACACCCTCGAAGCGGCCGTGCGCGCGCAGCCTCGCAACGCCTACGACCTCTCCTACGTGCTGTTCACCCGCGACCTCGACGCGAGTGGTCGCCGCTTCGCCCTGGCCGAGACGCTCGCGCACGCCGAGTACCTGCGCCTGCACGGTCGCCTGACCCGCACGTGGGTCGGCCCGCAGGACCGCGGTCACTGGGTGTACGGCCCCTGA
- the pstS gene encoding phosphate ABC transporter substrate-binding protein PstS: protein MKKILTLGAALVMTAASAATLTGAGASFPYPLYSKMFAEYKKATGDDVNYQSVGSGAGQKQILERTVDFAGSDNPMNDDSLKSAPGKLLHIPTAIGAVVPAYNVPGVDGRLNFTGKVLADIYLGKIRLWNDAQIAKINPGVKLPTLPITVARRSDGSGTTYVFADYLAKVSSEWKSKVGVANSLQWPVGIGGKGNDGVAGIVKSTPGSIGYVELVYAKQNKLTFGAVQNRAGKYIVADNGPAALAAQGVVIPADTRVSLTNSANADAYPIASFTYVIFYQDQKYGNRTEAQAKELRDLLSWMVSSGQQYNEPLDYAKLPANVAAKAKNIIKSINYGGKKL from the coding sequence ATGAAGAAGATCCTGACCCTGGGCGCCGCCCTTGTGATGACCGCCGCCTCCGCCGCCACCCTCACCGGCGCCGGCGCGAGCTTCCCGTACCCCCTGTACAGCAAGATGTTCGCGGAGTACAAGAAGGCCACCGGCGACGACGTCAACTACCAGTCGGTCGGCAGCGGCGCCGGCCAGAAGCAGATCCTCGAACGCACTGTGGACTTCGCCGGCAGCGACAACCCCATGAACGACGACTCCCTCAAGAGCGCCCCGGGCAAGCTGCTGCACATCCCCACCGCCATCGGCGCCGTCGTGCCCGCGTACAACGTCCCCGGCGTGGACGGCCGACTGAACTTCACCGGCAAGGTCCTCGCGGACATCTACCTCGGCAAGATCCGCCTGTGGAACGACGCGCAGATCGCCAAGATCAACCCCGGCGTCAAGCTCCCCACGCTGCCCATCACCGTGGCGCGCCGCAGTGACGGCAGCGGCACCACGTACGTGTTCGCCGACTACCTCGCGAAGGTCAGCAGCGAATGGAAGAGCAAGGTCGGCGTGGCCAACAGCCTCCAGTGGCCCGTCGGAATCGGCGGCAAGGGCAACGACGGCGTCGCCGGCATCGTGAAGAGCACCCCCGGCAGCATCGGCTACGTCGAACTGGTGTACGCCAAGCAGAACAAGCTGACGTTCGGCGCCGTCCAGAACCGCGCCGGGAAGTACATCGTCGCCGACAACGGCCCGGCCGCGCTCGCCGCGCAGGGCGTCGTGATTCCCGCGGACACCCGCGTGAGCCTCACGAACAGCGCGAACGCCGACGCGTACCCCATCGCGAGCTTCACGTACGTGATCTTCTACCAGGACCAGAAGTACGGCAACCGCACCGAAGCGCAGGCCAAGGAACTCCGCGACCTGCTGAGCTGGATGGTTTCGAGCGGCCAGCAGTACAACGAGCCGCTCGACTACGCCAAACTCCCCGCGAACGTCGCGGCGAAGGCGAAGAACATCATCAAGAGCATCAACTACGGCGGCAAGAAACTCTGA
- the pstC gene encoding phosphate ABC transporter permease subunit PstC has translation MSQPPQTLKPARRVPTPSSRGDGVFRVIILTLSLLIVAVFLTSIYQLGKESLPALQKFGLSFLTTNVWNPVTNQFGALSMIVGTLLTSFLALIIAVPLAIASAIFVAEYAPRWLANPVGYLVELLAAVPSVVYGLWALFALKPLLVQLQLWIITRNPELYSQCQAAAYGQGEGSWQCFFIPPAPTGLGLALAVLILSVMIIPFTASVARDVIRLVPAEQREAMYAMGATKWEVIRLAILPYARAGIIGGVILALGRALGETLAVAMVIGNSPEFVKSLWGNTATMASMIANEFGDARETLHRSSVVALGLVLLLVSVIVNYVARLIIARLTPKGIQ, from the coding sequence ATGAGCCAACCCCCCCAGACTTTGAAACCGGCCCGGCGCGTCCCAACCCCGTCCTCCCGTGGTGACGGGGTGTTCCGTGTGATCATCCTCACACTGTCGCTGCTGATCGTCGCGGTGTTCCTCACGAGCATCTACCAGCTCGGCAAGGAAAGCCTGCCGGCCCTGCAGAAATTCGGGCTGTCATTCCTGACCACCAACGTCTGGAACCCCGTCACGAACCAGTTCGGCGCGCTGAGCATGATCGTGGGCACGCTGCTCACCAGCTTCCTGGCCCTGATCATCGCCGTGCCGCTCGCGATTGCCAGCGCGATCTTCGTGGCGGAGTACGCGCCCCGCTGGCTCGCCAACCCGGTCGGGTACCTCGTGGAACTGCTCGCAGCGGTGCCGTCCGTGGTATACGGCCTGTGGGCGCTGTTCGCGCTCAAGCCGCTGCTAGTGCAGTTGCAGCTGTGGATCATTACGCGCAACCCGGAGTTGTACAGCCAGTGCCAGGCCGCCGCGTACGGCCAGGGGGAGGGGTCATGGCAGTGCTTCTTCATCCCGCCCGCCCCCACCGGCCTGGGCCTGGCGCTCGCGGTGCTGATCCTGTCCGTGATGATCATTCCGTTCACCGCGTCCGTCGCGCGTGACGTGATCCGCCTGGTGCCCGCCGAGCAGCGCGAAGCGATGTACGCCATGGGCGCCACCAAGTGGGAAGTCATTCGCCTGGCGATTCTGCCGTACGCCCGCGCCGGCATCATCGGCGGCGTGATCCTCGCGCTCGGCCGCGCGCTCGGCGAGACGCTCGCCGTCGCCATGGTGATCGGCAACAGCCCGGAATTCGTGAAGAGCCTGTGGGGGAACACCGCCACCATGGCCAGCATGATCGCCAACGAGTTCGGCGACGCGCGCGAGACGCTGCACCGCTCCAGCGTCGTGGCGCTGGGCCTGGTGCTGCTGCTCGTGAGCGTGATCGTGAACTACGTGGCGCGCCTGATCATTGCGCGCCTGACGCCGAAGGGAATCCAATGA
- the pstA gene encoding phosphate ABC transporter permease PstA — protein MMQAARNSAHVTHTVSARRKASNAFAGIMIGLGTLIVIAPLVLIFVYLISQGVSSLNGDFFTRTPAPEGEAGGGWLNAITGSLEMLAMASVIGVVVGVAGGLFLSEFPRHPLMPTIRMVSDVLAGIPAIVMGLVAYGLIVLKFGFSGFAGALALGLLMIPIVVRTTEEVLKLVPLSVREAGLALGLPQWKVIMSIVLPAARGGIVTGVMLALARVAGEAAPLLFTAFGNNLVNLDPSKPMSALPLEIFRGATSAYDENQRLAKAGALLLITLIFVTSLLARAASNRRK, from the coding sequence ATGATGCAGGCCGCCCGCAACTCCGCCCACGTAACGCACACTGTGAGTGCGCGCCGCAAGGCCAGCAACGCCTTCGCGGGCATCATGATCGGCCTGGGCACCCTGATCGTGATCGCGCCGCTGGTGCTGATCTTCGTGTACCTGATCAGTCAGGGCGTCAGCTCCCTGAACGGGGACTTCTTCACGCGGACGCCCGCGCCGGAAGGCGAGGCGGGCGGCGGGTGGCTGAACGCCATCACCGGGTCGCTGGAGATGCTGGCCATGGCGAGCGTCATCGGCGTGGTCGTCGGCGTCGCCGGCGGGCTGTTCCTGTCGGAGTTCCCGCGCCACCCGCTCATGCCGACCATCCGCATGGTCAGCGACGTGCTCGCAGGCATTCCCGCCATCGTGATGGGCCTCGTGGCGTACGGCCTGATCGTCCTGAAGTTCGGCTTTTCGGGCTTCGCGGGCGCGCTCGCGCTGGGCCTGCTGATGATTCCCATCGTGGTCCGCACCACCGAGGAAGTCCTGAAGCTCGTGCCGCTCAGCGTGCGCGAGGCGGGCCTCGCGCTGGGCCTGCCGCAGTGGAAAGTCATCATGAGCATCGTGCTGCCGGCCGCGCGCGGCGGGATCGTCACGGGCGTGATGCTGGCGCTCGCGCGCGTCGCGGGCGAGGCGGCGCCACTGCTGTTCACGGCGTTCGGCAACAACCTCGTGAACCTCGACCCGTCCAAGCCGATGAGCGCGCTTCCGCTGGAAATCTTCCGCGGCGCCACGAGCGCGTACGACGAGAACCAGCGCCTCGCGAAGGCGGGCGCGCTGCTGCTCATCACGCTGATCTTCGTCACCAGCCTGCTCGCGCGCGCCGCCAGCAACCGCCGCAAGTAA
- the pstB gene encoding phosphate ABC transporter ATP-binding protein PstB has protein sequence MTILQTKNVNIYYGEKQAVKSVSMDITRGTVNALIGPSGCGKTTFLRALNRMHDLTPGARVEGDIILDGQNVYSGDIDPVVIRRRIGMVFQKPNPFPTMSIFENVTSGLKLVGVRDQRTLMEVAERSLRQAALWDEVKDRLKTPATGLSGGQQQRLCIARALAVEPEILLMDEPTSALDPQSTARIEDLMGDLKKVTTIIIVTHNMQQAARVSDTTSFFLNGDMVERGATSDIFTSPRDERTEAYVTGRFG, from the coding sequence ATGACCATCCTGCAAACCAAGAACGTGAACATCTACTACGGCGAGAAGCAGGCCGTGAAAAGCGTCAGCATGGACATCACGCGCGGCACCGTCAATGCCCTGATCGGTCCTTCGGGCTGCGGCAAGACGACGTTCCTGCGCGCCCTGAACCGCATGCACGACCTCACGCCGGGCGCGCGCGTGGAGGGCGACATCATCCTCGACGGGCAGAACGTGTACAGCGGCGACATCGACCCGGTCGTCATCCGGCGCCGCATCGGCATGGTGTTCCAGAAACCCAACCCGTTCCCGACCATGAGCATTTTCGAGAACGTCACCAGCGGCCTGAAACTCGTCGGCGTCCGTGACCAGCGGACCCTGATGGAGGTCGCGGAACGCTCGCTGCGTCAGGCGGCGTTGTGGGACGAGGTCAAGGACCGCCTGAAAACCCCGGCGACCGGCCTGTCCGGCGGGCAGCAGCAGCGCCTGTGCATCGCGCGCGCGCTCGCGGTGGAACCGGAAATTCTGCTGATGGACGAACCGACCAGCGCGCTCGACCCGCAGAGCACCGCCCGCATCGAGGACCTGATGGGCGACCTGAAGAAGGTCACGACCATCATCATCGTCACGCACAACATGCAGCAGGCGGCGCGCGTGTCCGACACGACCAGCTTCTTCCTGAACGGCGACATGGTGGAGCGCGGCGCGACCAGCGACATCTTCACGAGCCCGCGCGACGAACGCACCGAAGCGTACGTGACGGGACGCTTCGGTTAA
- the phoU gene encoding phosphate signaling complex protein PhoU, with the protein MRDALNTSIHDVTARFLRMQSLTLEQIAHIRTALTERHYVGLGARVSELEQEIDVLEREVEQACLTAIARYQPVAGDLRFFLMVFKSLADLERAGDYGRHIGRDLEELSSTMRSGPLTDVLPMMNVLGEMVERLAYAFAEHDADAARTVMRLDIEVDALYEQLQRASLTRILEDPRELQASLKTTRMARSLERLGDHVVNVAERVDAFLAARPGAETAPSEAAG; encoded by the coding sequence ATGCGAGACGCCCTCAACACCAGCATTCACGACGTCACCGCGCGGTTCCTGCGTATGCAGAGCCTCACGCTGGAGCAGATCGCGCACATCCGCACCGCCCTGACCGAACGGCACTACGTGGGCCTGGGTGCGCGCGTGAGCGAACTGGAGCAGGAAATTGACGTGCTGGAACGCGAGGTGGAGCAGGCGTGCCTTACGGCCATCGCCCGCTACCAGCCGGTCGCGGGGGACCTGCGGTTCTTCCTGATGGTGTTTAAGAGCCTCGCGGACCTCGAACGGGCCGGGGATTACGGCCGGCACATCGGGCGGGACCTGGAGGAACTGTCGAGCACCATGCGCAGCGGCCCCCTTACGGACGTCCTCCCGATGATGAACGTCCTCGGGGAGATGGTGGAGCGCCTCGCGTACGCCTTCGCGGAGCACGACGCGGACGCTGCCCGCACCGTCATGCGCCTCGACATCGAGGTGGACGCACTGTACGAGCAGCTGCAGCGCGCGAGCCTCACGCGCATTCTGGAAGACCCGCGTGAACTGCAGGCATCCCTGAAGACGACGCGCATGGCGCGCAGCCTGGAACGCCTCGGGGACCACGTCGTGAACGTGGCGGAGCGCGTGGACGCCTTCCTGGCAGCGCGCCCCGGCGCGGAGACGGCCCCGTCCGAAGCGGCCGGTTGA
- a CDS encoding S8 family peptidase — translation MHKQLTMTGILGLTLLLAGCGNMTAQTPSSTTAPTAGTAIPGQYIVVLNKRAISTANMNAQSVSGLVTQLGLDAAGVNVLQVYSTALNGFAAKLSDANLAKLKSNPAVSYVEQDATVRADATQTGATWGLDRIDQRNLPLDSSYTYSTTASNVTAYIIDTGIRTTHNEFGGRASWGTNTSGDGQNTDCNGHGTHVAGTVGGSTYGVAKGVKLVAIKVLNCQGSGSNSGVIAGIDWAAKNRSGAGVANMSLGGGASSAVDTAILNATNSGLTMVVAAGNENQDACNVSPARAPSAITVGATTNTDARSSFSNYGSCVDIFAPGSNITSSWNTSDTATNTISGTSMATPHVVGGAALYLAANPTATPAQVASALKGNATPNKVTNAGTGSPNLLLYTGSGTTPPPPTGGTTTYTGTLSGRGVSSFQPGMNGFTYAGGTLKATLTGPSNTDFDLYLQKLNGTTWTDVAASEGSSSSEGITYNAANGTYRWEVYSYSGSGNFQLVEQK, via the coding sequence ATGCACAAACAGCTCACCATGACCGGCATCCTCGGCCTCACGCTCCTCCTCGCGGGTTGCGGCAACATGACCGCCCAAACACCCAGCTCCACCACCGCGCCCACTGCCGGCACCGCCATTCCCGGGCAGTACATCGTCGTCCTGAACAAACGCGCGATCAGCACCGCCAACATGAACGCCCAGAGCGTCAGCGGCCTCGTCACGCAACTCGGCCTGGACGCCGCCGGCGTGAATGTCCTGCAGGTCTACAGCACGGCGCTCAACGGCTTCGCCGCGAAACTCAGCGACGCCAACCTCGCCAAGCTCAAGAGCAACCCTGCCGTCTCGTACGTGGAGCAGGACGCGACCGTGCGCGCGGACGCCACGCAGACCGGCGCCACCTGGGGCCTCGACCGCATCGACCAGCGCAACCTGCCCCTCGACAGCAGCTACACCTACAGCACCACCGCCAGTAACGTCACGGCGTACATCATCGACACCGGCATCCGCACGACGCACAACGAGTTCGGCGGCCGCGCCTCGTGGGGCACGAACACCAGCGGTGACGGGCAGAACACCGACTGCAACGGGCACGGGACGCACGTGGCCGGCACGGTCGGCGGCAGCACGTACGGCGTGGCGAAGGGCGTGAAGCTCGTGGCCATCAAGGTCCTGAACTGCCAGGGCAGCGGCAGCAACAGTGGCGTGATCGCCGGGATCGACTGGGCTGCCAAAAACCGCAGCGGCGCCGGCGTCGCCAACATGAGCCTCGGGGGCGGCGCCAGCAGCGCCGTCGACACCGCCATCCTGAACGCCACCAACAGCGGCCTCACCATGGTCGTCGCCGCCGGCAACGAGAACCAGGACGCCTGCAACGTCAGCCCCGCCCGGGCCCCCAGCGCCATCACGGTCGGCGCCACCACGAACACCGACGCGCGCAGCAGCTTCAGCAACTACGGCAGCTGCGTGGACATCTTCGCGCCCGGCAGCAACATCACCAGCTCCTGGAACACGAGCGACACCGCCACGAACACCATCAGTGGCACCAGCATGGCCACCCCGCACGTCGTCGGCGGCGCCGCCCTGTACCTCGCCGCCAACCCCACGGCCACGCCCGCGCAGGTCGCGAGCGCCCTTAAGGGCAACGCCACACCCAACAAGGTCACGAACGCCGGCACCGGCAGCCCCAACCTGCTGCTGTACACCGGCAGCGGCACCACCCCGCCGCCCCCCACCGGCGGCACCACCACCTATACCGGCACGCTGAGTGGCCGCGGCGTCTCCTCGTTCCAGCCGGGCATGAACGGCTTCACGTACGCGGGCGGCACCCTCAAGGCCACCCTGACGGGCCCCAGCAACACCGACTTCGACCTGTACCTGCAGAAACTCAACGGCACGACCTGGACGGACGTCGCCGCGAGCGAAGGCAGCAGCAGCAGCGAAGGCATCACCTACAACGCCGCGAACGGCACGTACCGCTGGGAAGTGTACAGCTACAGCGGCAGCGGCAACTTCCAGCTCGTCGAACAGAAGTAA
- a CDS encoding S8 family peptidase — MHKQLTMTAILGLTLVLAGCQNTTSQAPTATTPAPTTNAAAIPGQYIVVLKDGASSVRAQSAGQLVSDLGLEAAGVSVLQVYSTALNGFAAKLSDANLAKLKSNPAVAYVEQDQVVKATATQTGATWGLDRADQRNLPLNGTYTYNYTGSGVTAYIIDTGILTSHTQFGGRASWGTNTSGDGRNTDCNGHGTHVSGTVGGSTYGIAKSVRLVAVKVLGCDGSGSNSGVIAGIDWVARNHSGPSVANMSLGGGASSATDTAVNNAANSGVTMVVAAGNENQNACNVSPARAANAITVGASTRTDSRDTSYSNYGNCVDLFAPGTGITSAWYTSTTATNTISGTSMATPHVAGAAALYLQRNPSASFSTVRSAIVNGATSNVLSNIGTGSPNKLLYTLF; from the coding sequence ATGCACAAACAGCTCACCATGACCGCCATCCTCGGCCTCACGCTCGTCCTCGCCGGCTGCCAGAACACCACCAGCCAGGCGCCCACCGCGACCACCCCGGCGCCCACCACGAACGCCGCAGCCATCCCCGGGCAGTACATCGTCGTCCTGAAGGACGGCGCGAGCAGCGTCCGCGCGCAGAGCGCCGGGCAGCTGGTCAGCGACCTGGGCCTGGAGGCCGCGGGCGTGAGCGTCCTGCAGGTGTACAGCACGGCGCTCAACGGCTTCGCCGCGAAACTCAGCGACGCCAACCTCGCCAAACTCAAGAGCAACCCCGCCGTCGCCTACGTCGAGCAGGATCAGGTCGTCAAAGCCACCGCCACCCAGACCGGCGCCACCTGGGGCCTCGACCGCGCCGACCAGCGCAACCTGCCGCTGAACGGCACGTACACCTACAACTACACCGGCAGCGGCGTCACGGCGTACATCATCGACACCGGCATTCTGACCAGCCACACCCAGTTCGGCGGCCGCGCCTCGTGGGGCACGAACACCAGCGGCGACGGCCGCAACACCGACTGCAACGGCCACGGGACGCACGTGTCCGGCACGGTCGGCGGCAGCACCTACGGCATCGCCAAGAGCGTCCGCCTGGTGGCCGTGAAGGTCCTCGGCTGTGACGGCAGCGGGAGCAACAGCGGCGTGATCGCCGGGATCGACTGGGTCGCGCGGAACCACAGCGGTCCCAGCGTGGCCAACATGAGCCTCGGCGGTGGGGCCAGCAGCGCCACCGACACTGCCGTGAACAACGCCGCGAACAGCGGTGTGACCATGGTCGTCGCGGCCGGCAACGAGAACCAGAACGCCTGCAACGTCAGCCCCGCCCGCGCCGCGAACGCCATCACCGTCGGCGCCAGCACCCGCACCGACAGCCGCGACACCAGCTACAGCAACTACGGCAACTGCGTGGATCTGTTCGCGCCCGGCACCGGCATCACCAGCGCGTGGTACACCAGCACCACCGCCACGAACACCATCAGCGGCACCAGCATGGCCACCCCGCACGTGGCGGGCGCGGCCGCGCTGTACCTGCAGCGCAACCCGAGCGCCAGCTTCAGCACGGTGCGCAGCGCCATCGTGAACGGCGCGACCAGTAACGTGCTCAGCAACATCGGCACCGGCAGCCCCAACAAGCTCCTCTACACCCTCTTCTAA
- the hisB gene encoding imidazoleglycerol-phosphate dehydratase HisB, with protein MRSATVQRNTLETQIQATLHLDAPEHAHLHTGHGFFDHMLDQLHRHGRLGLDVQATGDLHVELHHLAEDTGITLGQALTQALGDRRGIERYGSAFVPMDETLVHVVVDLSGRAHLAFEPERLDVWGDAGGMTHYHLREFLRGLCNHAGVTLHVRLLAGREAHHVIEATMKAFARALRDAVRRTSDALPSTKGAL; from the coding sequence CTGCGCAGCGCCACCGTGCAACGCAACACCCTCGAAACGCAGATTCAGGCGACCCTGCACCTCGACGCGCCCGAACACGCCCACCTGCACACCGGCCACGGCTTCTTCGACCACATGCTCGACCAGCTGCACCGCCACGGCCGCCTCGGGCTGGACGTGCAGGCCACCGGCGACCTCCACGTCGAACTGCACCACCTGGCCGAGGACACCGGCATCACGCTCGGGCAGGCGCTCACCCAGGCCCTCGGCGACCGGCGCGGCATCGAGCGGTACGGCAGCGCCTTCGTCCCCATGGACGAAACCCTCGTGCACGTCGTCGTGGACCTCTCCGGCCGCGCGCACCTTGCCTTCGAACCCGAGCGGCTCGACGTCTGGGGCGACGCGGGCGGCATGACCCACTACCACCTGCGTGAATTCCTGCGCGGCCTGTGCAACCACGCAGGCGTCACCCTGCACGTCCGCCTGCTCGCCGGCCGCGAAGCGCACCACGTCATCGAAGCGACCATGAAGGCCTTCGCGCGCGCGCTGAGGGACGCCGTGCGCCGCACGTCCGACGCGCTTCCAAGCACCAAGGGGGCCCTGTGA
- the hisH gene encoding imidazole glycerol phosphate synthase subunit HisH: protein MSARTLLLDYGAGNVRSAHKALERAGFDVTVSADPADVASADALVVPGQGHFRQVMDAFDASGFRQPILDAARAGVPLLGICVGMQMLLDGSEEAPGVRGLGLLPGTVRRFDAATTETRLKIPQMGWNSIDRVGDSPLLRDLACPAYAYFVHSYYVPLDVDVDSGAISEYGASFWSVVSQGNIHATQFHPEKSGDVGLSILRAFRKYVVEDR, encoded by the coding sequence GTGAGCGCCCGCACCCTGCTGCTCGACTACGGCGCCGGAAACGTCCGCAGCGCCCACAAGGCCCTGGAACGCGCCGGGTTCGACGTGACCGTCAGTGCCGATCCCGCTGACGTGGCGAGCGCCGACGCGCTCGTGGTGCCCGGCCAGGGTCACTTCCGTCAGGTCATGGACGCGTTCGACGCGAGCGGCTTCCGCCAGCCGATCCTCGACGCGGCGCGTGCGGGCGTGCCACTGCTCGGCATCTGCGTCGGCATGCAGATGCTCCTCGACGGCAGCGAGGAGGCGCCGGGCGTGCGCGGCCTGGGCCTGCTGCCCGGCACGGTGCGCCGCTTCGATGCGGCCACCACCGAGACGCGCCTGAAAATCCCGCAGATGGGCTGGAATAGCATCGACCGCGTCGGCGACTCCCCCCTGCTGCGTGACCTCGCCTGCCCCGCGTACGCGTACTTCGTGCACAGCTACTACGTGCCCCTCGACGTGGACGTGGACAGCGGCGCCATCAGCGAGTACGGCGCGAGCTTCTGGTCGGTCGTGAGTCAGGGGAACATCCACGCAACGCAGTTCCACCCGGAAAAGAGCGGCGACGTGGGCCTGAGCATCCTGCGGGCGTTCCGCAAATACGTCGTGGAGGACCGCTGA